In Anaerobacillus isosaccharinicus, one genomic interval encodes:
- a CDS encoding TAXI family TRAP transporter solute-binding subunit, whose amino-acid sequence MKKFKRALFTAVAGMSLLFAAACGSGETTSSGGSQPAPDNNAEEKKDEGKEDKPAEKSANYPSTVVIGTASQGGLYYIYGSGLGELLNKELGITSNVEVSGGPVHNMQLVQNKDYDIGLVTLGPAYEGFMGEGDWTGGQKLDDVRIAFPMYTTPFHWWSVDLDVKSIDDIKGKRNVGVGPAGGTSGTYLPIIHDLLGLDARAVQAGASDMVSQQMDGQLDVIGFAAGVPIPAVQEVLAQRDVNLFGISGTQRDQVIERLPYFEKFTIPGGTYEQIQEDIETIAMFNFGIVHKDADEQFVYDLVKAYHDNNDFMVSTARAALEAMPEAILNNTVVPLHPGAIRYYEEIGLTIPDSVK is encoded by the coding sequence ATGAAAAAGTTTAAACGCGCTCTTTTCACTGCAGTCGCAGGAATGTCTTTATTATTCGCTGCAGCATGTGGCAGTGGCGAGACAACAAGCAGTGGTGGAAGTCAACCAGCGCCTGATAACAATGCAGAAGAAAAGAAAGATGAAGGTAAGGAAGATAAACCAGCAGAAAAATCGGCTAACTATCCTTCAACAGTTGTAATTGGAACCGCTTCCCAAGGTGGTTTATATTACATCTATGGTTCAGGACTAGGAGAATTACTTAACAAAGAACTTGGAATAACTTCTAATGTTGAGGTAAGTGGTGGACCAGTTCATAACATGCAGCTAGTTCAAAATAAAGATTATGATATTGGGCTAGTAACATTAGGCCCTGCTTATGAGGGTTTCATGGGTGAAGGCGACTGGACAGGTGGACAAAAGCTTGATGACGTTCGTATCGCGTTCCCAATGTATACTACACCTTTCCACTGGTGGTCTGTTGATCTTGACGTGAAATCAATCGACGATATAAAAGGAAAGCGTAACGTAGGGGTAGGCCCAGCCGGTGGTACGTCTGGTACGTACTTACCGATTATTCATGACTTATTGGGTCTTGATGCAAGGGCAGTTCAAGCTGGAGCAAGTGACATGGTCAGTCAGCAAATGGACGGTCAATTAGATGTTATTGGGTTTGCAGCTGGAGTTCCAATTCCAGCAGTACAAGAAGTTTTAGCACAAAGAGACGTTAACTTATTTGGTATTTCAGGGACACAACGTGATCAAGTAATTGAGAGACTTCCATACTTTGAAAAGTTTACAATTCCTGGTGGAACATATGAGCAAATCCAAGAAGATATTGAAACAATCGCAATGTTTAACTTTGGTATCGTTCATAAAGATGCTGATGAGCAATTCGTCTATGATCTTGTAAAGGCATATCACGATAATAATGACTTTATGGTATCTACAGCGAGAGCTGCTTTAGAAGCAATGCCAGAAGCAATTTTAAATAATACAGTGGTTCCTCTACATCCTGGGGCTATCCGCTATTATGAAGAAATCGGACTTACAATTCCGGATTCTGTAAAATAA
- a CDS encoding L,D-transpeptidase yields MTSKLLLMFLLIVSPVWPLGDNPLVGDPYVVVNKATNEMAYIVGGKVDKVYKVATGRTEDLTPEGEFSIVVKAKNPYYRKKNIEGGVKENPLGTRWIGFDADGTDGRIYGIHGNNNPASIGQHITGGCVRMFNEEVEDLFLKIPYGAKVFITTTDKDFVTLGKEKGAIE; encoded by the coding sequence ATGACTTCCAAGCTTTTACTTATGTTTTTATTAATTGTTTCTCCTGTTTGGCCACTTGGTGACAATCCTTTAGTTGGGGATCCTTATGTAGTTGTTAATAAGGCGACAAATGAAATGGCTTATATCGTTGGAGGGAAAGTAGATAAAGTCTATAAGGTTGCTACTGGGAGAACGGAAGATTTAACTCCTGAAGGAGAATTTTCAATCGTGGTCAAAGCCAAAAACCCCTATTATAGAAAAAAGAATATTGAGGGTGGGGTTAAGGAAAATCCACTAGGAACGAGATGGATAGGCTTTGATGCAGATGGTACCGATGGGCGAATTTATGGGATTCATGGTAATAATAATCCTGCTTCCATTGGCCAACATATTACTGGTGGTTGCGTGCGAATGTTTAATGAAGAGGTCGAAGATTTATTTTTAAAGATTCCTTACGGAGCCAAGGTGTTTATTACAACTACTGATAAAGATTTTGTTACTCTCGGCAAAGAAAAAGGAGCAATAGAATAA
- the prli42 gene encoding stressosome-associated protein Prli42: MPRKYRKIIVYIMIATMLMGTIFTGAAMFF; encoded by the coding sequence ATGCCCCGAAAATACCGTAAAATCATCGTCTATATTATGATAGCTACAATGCTTATGGGAACTATCTTTACAGGCGCTGCAATGTTTTTCTAA
- a CDS encoding TRAP transporter permease, with protein MTTEEKKSILSDDQAKEIEKMEDVGSNSRELSGVFKIIFTVIAVVGALFHLFVLNFYPIDPWIFRSVHLAFGAVLALMLFKGRKSGSNKISIIDWALILSIIAVTSYIYMNLSTLLFRFGVMPTKLDAYVALLGLLIVFEITRRTSGWTLPILASIFVAYAFLGPYLPGILNHRGYTWERFVTYIFGLDGVFGVTLDVSSKYILLFIIFGAFLQMSGVGRYFIDFSFSLAGGMRGGPAKVSVISSGLMGMMNGTSAGNAVATGSLTIPLMRRVGYTGRFAAATEATASAGGQIMIPIMGAGAFIMAELTGIRYSEIIIAATIPALLYFLSVYFMVDFQAIKNGMKGIPRKELPSLKGILKQAYLFIPIILLIGSLLSGYSVIRSGTVSILACLFISWLTPDNKMGPKQVIEALVLGMKNTIQLLAVCATAGVIVGVIALTGVGQRFSSMLLGVADTNILLALIFAMLISIILGMGMPTTAAYAVAASVVAPGLISIGIPLLTAHMFVFYFAVMSAITPPVALAAYAAAGVAGTDPFKTGITAFKLGIAAFIVPFMFYYSPQLMMEGSGLNIAWSFVTASAGIYLLAACVQGWFAKKSTGIIVRVLLVAGSLCLINAGLIMDTIAVGIVVTAILYQKFIQKDSDGNLESKESIA; from the coding sequence GTGACAACAGAAGAAAAGAAATCAATCTTATCTGATGATCAAGCGAAAGAAATTGAAAAAATGGAAGATGTCGGTAGTAACTCCCGTGAATTATCAGGTGTTTTTAAAATTATTTTTACTGTTATTGCAGTAGTAGGTGCACTTTTTCATCTTTTTGTATTAAATTTTTATCCGATTGATCCATGGATATTTCGTAGTGTTCATTTAGCATTTGGTGCTGTTCTTGCGTTGATGTTATTTAAAGGTAGAAAAAGCGGTTCAAATAAAATTTCAATTATCGATTGGGCCTTAATCTTATCAATTATCGCTGTTACAAGTTATATTTATATGAATTTATCGACATTACTTTTCCGTTTTGGAGTTATGCCGACGAAGCTCGATGCATATGTAGCATTATTAGGTTTATTAATCGTATTTGAAATCACTCGAAGAACAAGTGGTTGGACATTACCAATATTAGCAAGTATTTTTGTTGCATATGCTTTTCTAGGTCCTTATTTGCCAGGTATTTTAAATCACAGAGGGTATACTTGGGAGCGCTTTGTTACGTACATCTTTGGTCTTGATGGAGTTTTTGGGGTTACGCTTGATGTTTCCTCAAAATATATTTTACTGTTCATCATCTTTGGAGCCTTTTTACAAATGTCAGGGGTAGGGCGTTACTTTATTGACTTCTCCTTCTCCTTAGCTGGAGGAATGCGTGGTGGCCCTGCGAAAGTTTCTGTTATCTCAAGTGGATTAATGGGGATGATGAATGGTACATCAGCCGGTAATGCGGTTGCTACAGGATCACTAACAATCCCGTTAATGAGAAGAGTTGGTTATACGGGAAGATTTGCAGCTGCGACAGAAGCGACCGCATCGGCCGGTGGGCAAATTATGATCCCGATCATGGGGGCAGGGGCCTTTATTATGGCCGAATTAACAGGTATTAGATATTCCGAAATTATTATTGCAGCTACAATTCCAGCGTTACTCTACTTTTTATCCGTTTATTTCATGGTAGATTTTCAAGCAATAAAAAATGGCATGAAGGGGATACCAAGAAAAGAGTTACCATCTCTAAAAGGAATACTTAAACAAGCATACTTATTCATTCCAATCATTTTATTAATCGGAAGTTTATTAAGTGGATATAGCGTTATTCGTTCCGGAACTGTTTCAATTCTAGCGTGTTTGTTCATTAGTTGGTTGACGCCAGATAATAAGATGGGGCCAAAACAAGTAATTGAAGCCTTAGTCTTAGGGATGAAAAATACGATCCAACTACTAGCGGTCTGTGCCACAGCAGGGGTTATTGTTGGGGTTATCGCCTTAACAGGTGTAGGTCAGCGATTTAGCTCGATGTTACTTGGTGTTGCAGATACGAATATTTTACTCGCATTAATTTTTGCAATGTTAATTTCTATCATTCTTGGAATGGGAATGCCTACAACCGCTGCTTATGCAGTAGCAGCTTCAGTTGTTGCACCAGGTCTAATTTCTATTGGCATTCCGTTATTGACAGCCCATATGTTTGTCTTTTACTTTGCGGTAATGTCAGCGATTACTCCTCCGGTAGCATTAGCGGCTTATGCAGCAGCTGGTGTGGCGGGAACTGATCCTTTTAAAACAGGTATTACAGCCTTTAAGTTGGGAATTGCGGCCTTTATCGTACCGTTTATGTTCTACTACTCACCACAGTTAATGATGGAAGGTAGCGGGCTAAATATTGCGTGGTCATTTGTAACAGCATCGGCGGGGATTTATTTGCTAGCTGCTTGTGTTCAAGGTTGGTTTGCTAAAAAATCAACTGGAATTATTGTAAGAGTATTGCTTGTTGCTGGATCACTGTGTCTCATCAATGCAGGATTAATTATGGATACTATTGCTGTAGGAATAGTAGTCACAGCAATTCTTTACCAAAAATTTATCCAAAAAGATAGTGATGGTAATTTAGAAAGTAAAGAAAGTATTGCATAA
- a CDS encoding DctP family TRAP transporter solute-binding subunit, with amino-acid sequence MKGVITIITFLCVGIITAFYIGFGFPNSSSSVAVDEELVGLHEKYTLKFSHVVAKNTPKGLAAAYFAELIKEKTNGWVEVQLFPNGVLYSAQEEFEALKKGDIHIIAPAFSEVTLHDRKWTALDLPYLFDNEIMVEQAFEGRVGDLLLESIEQKGYKGIAFWDNGFKQITNNVRPIVYPEDIKGLSFRVMPSDALFKTYRTVGAKAVTFPFNEVYNVLRDGIVDGQENTLSNIYSKGFYQQQKYMTISNHNYLGYVILVDPEFWSTLPEIYQMSIQEAMNEVSIWLRAHAKELNNDMLHRIASSSLTEIYEQSEEEKVEWRKALKPLYDEYEFIIGRELMEELRKLQIEKEL; translated from the coding sequence ATGAAGGGTGTAATAACAATTATTACTTTTCTATGTGTAGGAATTATTACTGCTTTTTATATTGGCTTTGGTTTTCCTAATTCCTCTAGTTCAGTGGCTGTTGACGAGGAATTAGTTGGTTTACATGAAAAATATACGTTAAAGTTTAGTCATGTTGTTGCGAAGAATACGCCTAAAGGTTTAGCTGCTGCATATTTTGCTGAGTTAATAAAAGAAAAAACAAATGGATGGGTAGAAGTACAATTATTTCCCAATGGTGTTTTATATAGTGCTCAAGAAGAATTTGAGGCGCTTAAAAAAGGTGATATCCATATTATCGCACCTGCTTTTTCTGAAGTAACGCTTCATGACCGGAAGTGGACTGCACTTGATCTACCATACTTATTTGACAATGAGATAATGGTAGAGCAAGCGTTTGAAGGGCGAGTGGGAGATCTATTACTAGAAAGTATCGAACAAAAAGGATATAAAGGTATTGCATTTTGGGATAATGGTTTTAAGCAAATAACGAATAATGTTAGACCCATTGTTTATCCAGAGGATATTAAAGGTCTTTCTTTTAGAGTTATGCCTAGTGATGCTCTTTTTAAAACTTATCGGACAGTAGGAGCAAAAGCGGTGACGTTCCCTTTTAATGAAGTCTATAATGTTTTAAGAGACGGCATTGTTGATGGTCAAGAAAATACATTATCAAATATCTATTCTAAAGGATTTTATCAACAGCAAAAGTATATGACGATATCTAATCACAATTATTTAGGATATGTCATATTAGTTGATCCTGAATTTTGGAGTACTCTCCCTGAAATATATCAAATGAGTATCCAAGAAGCGATGAACGAGGTTTCTATTTGGCTTCGTGCGCACGCAAAGGAATTAAATAATGATATGTTACATAGAATTGCAAGTAGTAGCCTTACTGAAATCTATGAGCAATCTGAAGAGGAAAAAGTAGAATGGCGCAAAGCATTGAAACCACTCTATGATGAATATGAATTTATAATCGGAAGAGAGCTTATGGAAGAGTTAAGAAAATTACAAATTGAGAAAGAGTTATAA
- a CDS encoding aromatic acid exporter family protein has protein sequence MFKIGYRTLKTAVGASLAIAIAQLLGLEFYASAGIITILCVQKTRRQSLLISWQRFLACCIGIFYGAIFFEVLGYNPLSVAILLIAFIPTVVFLKAQEGIATSSVIILHLYILSEVSVPIIINELGLIVIGVGMALLMNAYMPSVEKDLSIIQTKIEKNFKEIFLQFAIFLKEGESNWDGREITETAQLLSEGKGVALQNIENHLLRYEDRYYHYFKMREKQFEIIERVMPLISSLDQTVIQGKKIAEFLEELSKGVVPEKSPIDFLHKLNELQDELKEMELPKNRQEFEIRSALFAFVKEIEQYLIIKKQFRTDKA, from the coding sequence ATGTTTAAAATCGGTTATCGCACGTTAAAAACAGCTGTAGGCGCATCATTAGCCATTGCAATTGCCCAATTACTTGGATTAGAGTTCTATGCCTCAGCGGGGATTATTACAATATTATGTGTTCAGAAAACAAGGCGCCAATCTTTACTAATATCTTGGCAACGCTTTTTGGCTTGTTGTATTGGGATTTTTTACGGTGCGATCTTTTTTGAAGTGTTGGGCTATAACCCACTATCTGTAGCAATATTACTTATCGCGTTCATTCCTACTGTTGTATTTTTGAAAGCACAGGAGGGTATTGCAACAAGTTCTGTCATTATCTTGCATTTATATATACTTAGTGAAGTCTCAGTGCCTATTATCATAAATGAATTAGGACTTATTGTAATTGGAGTTGGTATGGCATTATTAATGAATGCTTATATGCCAAGCGTAGAAAAAGATCTTTCTATAATTCAAACGAAGATTGAGAAAAACTTTAAAGAAATATTTCTTCAATTCGCTATCTTTCTAAAAGAAGGTGAAAGTAATTGGGATGGTCGAGAAATTACAGAGACGGCTCAATTATTGTCAGAAGGAAAAGGTGTGGCCTTACAAAATATAGAAAATCACTTACTTCGCTATGAAGATCGATACTATCATTATTTTAAAATGAGGGAAAAACAATTTGAAATTATTGAACGAGTCATGCCCCTTATTTCATCTTTAGACCAAACAGTGATCCAGGGAAAGAAAATTGCTGAATTTTTAGAAGAACTTAGTAAAGGTGTCGTTCCGGAGAAAAGCCCAATTGACTTTTTGCATAAATTAAATGAACTTCAAGATGAGTTAAAAGAAATGGAGCTACCTAAAAATCGTCAAGAATTTGAAATTCGCTCAGCCTTGTTTGCGTTTGTAAAAGAAATTGAACAATATTTGATCATAAAAAAACAATTTCGAACTGATAAAGCATAG
- a CDS encoding amino acid ABC transporter ATP-binding protein gives MIKVRNLHKSFGNLEVLKDISTDITKGDVVAIIGPSGSGKSTFLRCLNLLETPTSGHIWIDDKEITDTKTNIMKVRQKIGMVFQHFHLFPHMNTLSNITYAPMKVKGLTEKEANDKAMQLLRRVGLEEKANEFPGRLSGGQKQRVAIARALAMEPEIMLFDEPTSALDPEMVKEVLEVMRSLAQSGMTMAIVTHEMGFAREVADRVFFLEEGKLLEDTPPAQFFTNPKTDRAKVFLDKIL, from the coding sequence GTGATTAAGGTTAGAAATCTGCATAAATCATTTGGAAATTTAGAAGTGCTAAAAGATATTAGTACTGATATTACTAAAGGTGATGTTGTCGCGATTATTGGACCTTCAGGTTCAGGTAAATCAACATTTTTACGTTGTTTAAACTTACTAGAAACGCCTACATCAGGTCATATTTGGATTGACGATAAAGAAATCACTGATACAAAAACTAATATTATGAAAGTACGTCAAAAAATTGGTATGGTTTTTCAACATTTTCATTTATTTCCTCATATGAATACGTTAAGTAACATTACTTATGCACCAATGAAAGTTAAAGGGTTAACCGAAAAAGAAGCAAATGATAAAGCGATGCAACTATTACGGAGAGTAGGACTAGAAGAAAAAGCGAATGAATTTCCTGGTCGTTTATCTGGTGGTCAAAAGCAACGTGTTGCCATTGCAAGAGCTTTAGCGATGGAGCCAGAAATTATGCTTTTTGATGAACCAACGTCTGCCCTTGATCCAGAAATGGTTAAGGAAGTATTAGAAGTAATGAGGTCGTTAGCACAAAGTGGAATGACAATGGCAATCGTTACCCACGAAATGGGCTTTGCTAGAGAAGTGGCTGACCGAGTTTTCTTTTTAGAAGAGGGAAAGCTTTTAGAAGATACACCTCCAGCACAATTTTTCACTAATCCGAAAACTGATCGAGCAAAAGTATTTTTAGATAAAATACTTTAA
- a CDS encoding transporter substrate-binding domain-containing protein codes for MKKRNKILSFALSCVLSVGLLTACGTGDTQKEKQGSGAEAPPEKVKLLMGTSADYPPYEFIDTAGSGEIIGFDIDIANYIADKLGFELEISDMDFGGLIPALLSERVDFVLAGMTPTPERLENVDFSDIYYVAEQMIVSKADSGISSLEDLAGKKLGVQLGSIQVDLANSIAEEFEGVQIEERNKITDLVQELKAGRIHAAIIEDKVAEGHLKANTDLAAFIVEEEGEAGSAIAFPKGSELADQFNEVLREMIENGEMEKLIEKWFRNE; via the coding sequence ATGAAAAAGAGAAATAAGATATTATCATTTGCATTATCTTGTGTACTTTCAGTGGGACTTTTAACGGCTTGTGGAACAGGTGATACACAAAAGGAAAAACAAGGATCTGGCGCAGAAGCACCACCAGAAAAGGTAAAACTATTAATGGGAACATCTGCTGACTACCCACCATACGAGTTTATTGATACTGCTGGTAGCGGAGAAATCATTGGTTTTGACATTGATATTGCCAATTATATTGCGGATAAACTAGGATTTGAATTAGAAATAAGTGATATGGATTTTGGTGGATTAATCCCAGCATTATTAAGTGAGCGTGTAGATTTTGTATTAGCGGGAATGACACCTACACCAGAACGTTTAGAGAATGTTGATTTCTCAGATATCTACTATGTTGCCGAGCAAATGATCGTTTCTAAAGCTGATAGTGGTATTTCTAGTTTAGAAGATCTCGCTGGTAAAAAGCTTGGAGTTCAATTAGGGTCAATTCAAGTAGATTTAGCAAATTCAATTGCTGAAGAATTTGAAGGTGTACAAATCGAAGAACGTAATAAAATTACCGACCTAGTACAAGAGTTAAAAGCTGGCCGAATTCATGCTGCAATCATTGAGGATAAAGTCGCTGAGGGACATTTAAAAGCGAATACAGATTTAGCTGCGTTCATCGTCGAAGAAGAGGGTGAAGCAGGATCAGCGATCGCATTCCCTAAAGGTAGTGAACTAGCTGATCAATTTAATGAAGTGCTTAGAGAAATGATAGAAAACGGAGAAATGGAAAAGCTAATTGAGAAGTGGTTCCGTAACGAATAA
- a CDS encoding MarR family winged helix-turn-helix transcriptional regulator, which translates to METIMNLHAMLNHFRGASKVIDIDWQKTAQSVGLTQAELHTLWIIYFDGRASITTIANHGLWDRSTVMQVVNRLKGKGLVTVEKDDHDLRVSYVVLTEEGKKRQMSTAHAEFESLNFINELRQEDEEGFKKLMSFIIKFNSKYHGEKYVQWVEETAKVFEENFI; encoded by the coding sequence ATGGAAACTATAATGAACCTACATGCAATGTTAAATCATTTTCGAGGTGCTAGTAAGGTAATTGATATTGATTGGCAAAAAACGGCCCAATCAGTCGGGTTGACGCAAGCAGAATTACATACATTATGGATAATTTATTTTGACGGCAGGGCTTCAATCACAACAATCGCAAATCATGGGCTCTGGGATCGTTCAACAGTTATGCAAGTAGTAAATAGGTTAAAGGGAAAAGGTTTAGTTACTGTTGAAAAAGATGATCATGATTTACGCGTTTCATATGTTGTCCTAACAGAAGAAGGAAAAAAACGGCAGATGTCAACAGCTCATGCGGAATTTGAATCCCTCAATTTTATTAACGAACTACGCCAAGAAGATGAAGAAGGTTTTAAGAAGCTTATGAGTTTCATAATCAAATTTAATAGTAAATATCATGGGGAAAAATACGTTCAATGGGTGGAAGAAACAGCAAAAGTCTTTGAGGAGAATTTTATTTAG
- a CDS encoding amino acid ABC transporter permease codes for MNLDFSQIVPSIPFMIKGIWVTLQIVSVSLIIGFILGTILSIFKISKFTVLRLFADAYTSLFRGTPLILQLFLFYYATPQLTGIMITAYAASVLTFGLNSAAYVSEIIRAGIQAVDKGQQEAAEALGVPYRQILLNIILPQAIKNILPALMNEFITLTKESAIVATIGVLDVMRRAQIVTAEKYIAFEPLMFAALMYYILVMGLTLLGRILERRLRRSD; via the coding sequence ATGAATTTGGACTTTTCCCAAATCGTGCCTTCTATCCCTTTTATGATAAAAGGGATATGGGTCACGTTACAAATCGTAAGTGTGTCATTAATTATCGGATTTATCCTAGGTACAATTTTATCGATTTTTAAAATTAGTAAATTTACTGTGTTACGTTTATTTGCAGATGCGTATACATCGCTCTTCAGAGGAACACCGTTAATATTACAGTTGTTTTTATTCTACTATGCTACACCCCAATTAACGGGAATTATGATTACAGCCTATGCGGCTAGTGTGTTAACGTTTGGTTTAAACTCTGCTGCATATGTTTCTGAGATTATTCGTGCTGGTATTCAAGCAGTAGATAAGGGACAGCAGGAAGCTGCCGAAGCGTTAGGTGTCCCTTATCGTCAAATTTTATTGAATATCATATTACCCCAAGCGATCAAAAACATCTTACCCGCACTTATGAATGAATTTATTACTTTAACAAAGGAATCGGCAATTGTAGCTACAATTGGAGTTTTAGATGTCATGCGCCGAGCGCAAATAGTCACAGCTGAAAAATACATTGCATTTGAGCCGTTAATGTTCGCAGCGTTAATGTATTATATTTTAGTCATGGGACTGACACTCTTAGGTAGGATACTTGAGAGGAGGTTGAGACGTAGTGATTAA
- the mce gene encoding methylmalonyl-CoA epimerase, translating into MNAEKVEEPKKVDHIGIAVKSIEETLPFYEQELKLKLLGIEEVHTQKVRVAFLKVGESKLELLEPLCDDSPIAQFIEKRGEGIHHVALGVDNIEERLNELKNNGVRLIHETPVSGAANAQVAFLHPKASRGVLYEFCEKK; encoded by the coding sequence GTGAACGCTGAAAAAGTAGAGGAACCGAAAAAAGTCGACCATATTGGTATTGCAGTTAAGTCTATTGAAGAGACGTTACCATTTTATGAACAAGAATTAAAGCTGAAGTTATTAGGAATTGAGGAGGTCCATACTCAAAAAGTCCGTGTAGCCTTTTTAAAAGTTGGTGAATCGAAGTTAGAGCTCTTAGAACCATTATGTGATGACAGTCCAATTGCTCAGTTCATTGAAAAAAGAGGAGAGGGTATTCATCACGTCGCTTTAGGAGTAGATAATATCGAAGAACGCCTAAATGAGTTAAAAAATAATGGTGTAAGACTTATCCATGAAACACCAGTGTCAGGGGCAGCAAATGCTCAAGTAGCATTTTTACATCCGAAGGCTTCTCGTGGTGTTTTATATGAATTTTGTGAGAAAAAGTAA
- a CDS encoding M20/M25/M40 family metallo-hydrolase, with product MVNKERLLNEFLELVKIDSETKYERQIADVLKEKFTALGVEVIEDDTTEKSGHGAGNLICTLNETNSGIDPIYFTSHMDTVVPGNGVKPMVEDGYVKTDGTTILGADDKAGLAAMLEAVKVLKEENISHGLIQFIITVGEESGLKGAKELDPALIHAKFGYALDSDGKVGNIIIAAPTQAKVQATILGKTAHAGVAPEKGVSAITIAAKAIAKMPLGRIDFETTANIGRFEGGSQTNIVCDHVSILAEARSLVPEKMEAQVEKMKKAFETVASEMGGKAEVEIDVMYPGFKYGDGDHVVEVAKRAVASINREAELKTSGGGSDANVIAGFGIPTVNLAVGYEDIHTTNEKMPIEELEKTAELVVAIIKEVSKIK from the coding sequence ATGGTTAATAAAGAGCGTTTACTAAATGAGTTTTTAGAACTGGTTAAAATTGATTCAGAAACAAAATATGAACGTCAAATTGCTGATGTACTAAAAGAAAAATTTACAGCACTTGGTGTCGAAGTGATTGAAGATGACACAACAGAAAAATCAGGTCATGGTGCGGGTAACTTAATTTGTACATTAAATGAGACTAATTCAGGCATTGATCCAATTTATTTCACGTCACATATGGATACCGTTGTTCCTGGTAACGGTGTAAAACCAATGGTGGAAGATGGTTATGTTAAAACAGACGGAACAACCATTTTAGGTGCTGATGATAAAGCCGGTTTAGCAGCCATGCTTGAAGCCGTGAAAGTTTTAAAAGAGGAGAATATTAGCCATGGTTTAATTCAATTTATTATTACTGTTGGTGAGGAATCAGGGTTAAAAGGAGCAAAAGAGTTAGATCCGGCCTTAATTCATGCTAAATTTGGCTATGCGTTAGATAGTGATGGAAAAGTAGGGAATATCATTATTGCTGCACCAACTCAAGCAAAGGTGCAAGCGACAATTTTAGGTAAAACTGCACATGCTGGTGTTGCTCCCGAAAAAGGAGTCTCTGCGATTACGATTGCAGCTAAAGCAATCGCAAAAATGCCATTAGGTCGTATTGATTTTGAAACGACAGCAAACATTGGTCGCTTTGAAGGTGGAAGTCAAACGAATATCGTTTGCGATCACGTTAGCATTTTAGCTGAAGCTCGTTCTCTTGTTCCAGAAAAAATGGAAGCACAAGTAGAGAAAATGAAGAAAGCTTTTGAGACGGTTGCTAGTGAAATGGGTGGAAAAGCTGAAGTTGAAATTGATGTCATGTACCCTGGTTTTAAATATGGTGATGGGGACCATGTAGTGGAGGTTGCCAAAAGAGCCGTTGCATCAATTAATCGTGAAGCAGAACTTAAAACAAGTGGTGGGGGAAGTGACGCCAACGTAATCGCTGGTTTTGGGATCCCAACTGTTAATTTGGCTGTTGGCTATGAAGATATTCACACAACCAATGAAAAAATGCCAATTGAAGAATTGGAAAAAACAGCAGAATTAGTCGTAGCGATTATTAAAGAAGTTTCAAAAATTAAATAA